One window from the genome of Carnobacteriaceae bacterium zg-84 encodes:
- the glnA gene encoding type I glutamate--ammonia ligase, with protein sequence MKKQITRDTVLKDVKEKDVRYLRLMFTDILGTIKNVEVPISQLEKVLANKMMFDGSSIEGFVRIEESDMYLYPDLSTWLVFPWDNGQGKIARLICDIYNPDGTPFEGDPRANLKRVLSEMRELGFTDFNLGPEPEFFLFKLDEYGNPTMKLNDEGGYFDLAPTDLGENCRRDIVLQLEELGFDIEASHHEAAPGQHEIDWKYADALDACDNIQTFKLIVKTVARQHGLHATFMAKPVYGINGSGMHCNMSLFDENGNVFYDKDAPDGLSDTAMHFIAGLLEHARGFTAICNPTVNSYKRLVPGYEAPVYVAWSGQNRSPLIRIPASRENSTRVELRSVDPMANPYLVLSVLIKSGLDGIVNKKMPPAAVNRNIYQMSAKDRLDNGILDLPGNLLEAIDEFEKDEVVKNALGKHIQQNFIAEKTLEFQSYRTQVTKWELERYLTLF encoded by the coding sequence ATGAAAAAACAAATCACGCGAGATACAGTATTAAAAGATGTTAAAGAAAAAGATGTTCGATATTTAAGATTAATGTTTACGGATATATTAGGAACAATCAAAAATGTTGAAGTACCTATTAGTCAGTTAGAAAAAGTATTAGCAAATAAAATGATGTTTGACGGCTCATCTATTGAGGGCTTTGTGCGTATTGAAGAAAGTGATATGTATTTGTATCCAGATCTATCAACATGGCTAGTTTTTCCGTGGGATAATGGGCAAGGAAAAATTGCACGTTTGATTTGTGATATTTATAATCCAGACGGTACTCCTTTTGAAGGAGATCCGAGAGCGAATTTAAAGCGTGTCTTATCTGAAATGAGAGAGTTAGGATTTACGGATTTTAATTTAGGGCCAGAACCAGAATTTTTCTTATTTAAGTTAGATGAATACGGCAATCCAACGATGAAATTAAACGATGAAGGTGGCTATTTTGATTTAGCACCAACGGATTTAGGGGAAAATTGTCGTCGTGATATTGTGTTACAATTAGAAGAGTTAGGATTTGATATTGAAGCAAGTCATCATGAAGCTGCGCCAGGACAACATGAGATAGATTGGAAGTATGCTGATGCTCTTGATGCGTGTGATAATATTCAAACATTTAAATTGATTGTAAAAACGGTGGCACGTCAGCATGGCTTACATGCAACGTTTATGGCAAAACCTGTTTATGGGATCAATGGTTCGGGGATGCACTGTAATATGTCTTTATTTGATGAAAACGGAAATGTGTTTTACGATAAAGATGCCCCAGACGGATTGAGCGATACAGCAATGCATTTTATTGCAGGGTTATTGGAGCATGCTCGAGGTTTTACAGCTATTTGTAATCCAACAGTTAATTCATACAAACGTCTTGTGCCAGGGTATGAGGCACCTGTTTACGTAGCTTGGAGTGGGCAAAATCGTTCGCCGTTAATTCGTATTCCAGCCTCAAGAGAAAATTCGACACGTGTAGAGTTGAGAAGTGTTGATCCAATGGCAAATCCATACTTAGTATTGTCTGTGTTGATTAAGTCTGGATTGGACGGTATTGTGAATAAAAAAATGCCACCAGCAGCAGTTAATCGTAATATTTATCAAATGTCTGCTAAAGATAGACTTGATAATGGTATTTTAGATTTACCGGGTAATTTATTAGAGGCTATTGATGAATTTGAAAAAGATGAAGTTGTTAAAAATGCTTTAGGTAAACATATTCAACAGAATTTTATAGCAGAAAAAACATTGGAGTTTCAATCTTATCGTACACAAGTGACGAAGTGGGAACTAGAACGTTATTTAACGCTATTCTAA
- a CDS encoding DUF2829 domain-containing protein, with protein MTFEEILPYIKAGKKVVRTGWKGGERFIQRQESLPYVEKSTPYLIIQTESDYYSMFNPTVCDIFATDWTLVD; from the coding sequence ATGACATTTGAAGAAATTTTACCCTATATCAAAGCAGGCAAAAAAGTAGTCAGAACCGGCTGGAAAGGTGGAGAACGATTTATTCAACGTCAAGAATCCCTTCCGTACGTTGAAAAATCAACACCTTATTTAATTATCCAAACAGAAAGTGATTATTATAGTATGTTTAACCCTACCGTATGCGACATTTTTGCAACAGATTGGACTTTGGTGGACTAA
- a CDS encoding tRNA1(Val) (adenine(37)-N6)-methyltransferase produces MKLYEHERLDTLIKENIQIIQSKKVFSFSLDAVLLAHFAELPRNKKACILDACSGNGAVAFMISAKTNNPIYAIEYQEILADMAQRTVTLNHLEDRVKIIHGDYNDAQKWFDRGSVDVITCNPPYFTTEDYANIHEENAIALARHELTITLDEWVSTSSQLLKNGGKLYCVHRPDRLLQLLTVLKSHQLVPKKMCFVHPKKEKDANMVLIEAVKQGKEKGIKIIPPIIVFNEKNEYIEPVRSILYGE; encoded by the coding sequence ATGAAACTATATGAACATGAGCGCTTGGATACATTGATAAAAGAAAATATTCAGATTATTCAAAGCAAGAAAGTTTTTTCTTTTTCTTTAGATGCGGTTCTCCTTGCACATTTTGCTGAATTGCCTAGGAATAAAAAAGCATGTATTTTAGATGCGTGTTCGGGGAATGGCGCGGTTGCTTTTATGATATCTGCTAAAACAAATAATCCTATTTATGCCATTGAATATCAAGAAATTTTAGCGGATATGGCACAACGTACGGTAACATTAAATCATCTCGAAGATAGAGTAAAGATTATTCACGGTGATTATAACGATGCACAAAAGTGGTTTGATAGAGGATCTGTTGATGTTATCACATGTAATCCACCTTATTTTACAACAGAAGATTATGCAAATATACATGAAGAAAATGCGATTGCTTTGGCAAGGCATGAATTAACCATTACACTGGATGAGTGGGTATCCACGAGTAGTCAATTATTAAAAAATGGTGGAAAGTTGTATTGTGTTCATCGTCCCGATAGATTGCTTCAATTATTAACAGTATTAAAAAGTCATCAATTAGTCCCTAAAAAGATGTGTTTTGTGCATCCGAAAAAAGAAAAAGATGCCAATATGGTATTGATTGAGGCAGTTAAGCAAGGAAAAGAAAAAGGGATTAAGATAATTCCACCTATCATTGTGTTTAATGAGAAAAATGAGTATATCGAGCCTGTTAGGAGTATTTTATATGGAGAGTAA
- a CDS encoding GIY-YIG nuclease family protein, with translation MESKNHYFYVLMCADNTFYAGYTTDVARRELEHNTSDKGAKYTKTRRPVKVIHVESFPTRSMATKQEAMFKKLSKKEKEAYIKHAHSKEF, from the coding sequence ATGGAGAGTAAGAATCATTATTTTTATGTACTAATGTGTGCGGATAATACATTTTACGCTGGATATACAACAGATGTTGCTAGAAGAGAATTAGAGCATAATACATCGGATAAGGGAGCAAAGTACACAAAAACAAGACGTCCGGTAAAAGTTATTCATGTTGAAAGTTTTCCAACACGATCCATGGCAACAAAGCAAGAAGCAATGTTTAAAAAATTAAGTAAAAAAGAGAAAGAAGCGTATATAAAACATGCACATTCAAAAGAGTTTTGA
- the rsmI gene encoding 16S rRNA (cytidine(1402)-2'-O)-methyltransferase → MHIQKSFENSQSGILYLIPTPIGNLEDMTYRAVRLLDEVTLIAAEDTRQTKKLLNHFHIKTPQISLHEHNIMEKIDYLIDKLHQGESIAQVSDAGMPSISDPGHELVLACLEQHIPVVSIPGASAGLTALIASGLSPQPFYFYGFLPRKKQEQIFVLEQLKSREETLIFYESPHRIKKTIQVLSNVFDETRQAVICRELTKRYEEYIRGSLKEIQIYLEEIELKGEICLLVSGTSDEDSQEEMVDLPLKECVLQVMQEQDLTAKEAIKYVAKMKKMKKQDVYQAYHQE, encoded by the coding sequence ATGCACATTCAAAAGAGTTTTGAAAATAGCCAAAGTGGAATTTTATATTTAATTCCAACGCCTATTGGGAATTTAGAAGATATGACCTATAGAGCGGTTCGTTTGTTAGACGAGGTTACTTTGATTGCCGCTGAAGATACTAGACAGACAAAAAAATTATTAAATCATTTTCATATAAAAACACCTCAAATAAGTCTGCATGAACATAATATTATGGAAAAGATTGACTATTTAATTGATAAATTACATCAAGGAGAAAGTATTGCGCAAGTGAGTGATGCGGGTATGCCGTCCATTAGTGATCCAGGACATGAATTGGTACTTGCTTGTCTTGAACAGCATATTCCGGTAGTGTCAATTCCAGGAGCGAGTGCAGGACTAACGGCGCTGATAGCGTCAGGTTTATCGCCTCAACCATTTTATTTTTATGGTTTTTTACCTAGAAAAAAACAAGAACAGATATTTGTGCTTGAGCAATTAAAGTCACGAGAAGAAACGCTTATTTTTTATGAATCACCACATCGGATTAAAAAGACAATACAAGTGTTATCTAATGTATTTGATGAAACGAGGCAGGCTGTTATTTGTCGTGAATTAACGAAACGATATGAAGAATATATAAGAGGCAGTTTAAAAGAAATTCAAATATACTTAGAAGAAATCGAGTTAAAAGGTGAGATATGTTTATTAGTGTCAGGAACATCGGATGAGGATAGTCAGGAAGAGATGGTAGATTTGCCGTTGAAAGAGTGTGTTTTACAAGTTATGCAGGAGCAAGATCTGACAGCGAAAGAAGCCATTAAGTACGTGGCGAAAATGAAAAAAATGAAAAAGCAAGATGTTTACCAAGCGTATCATCAAGAATAG
- a CDS encoding YvcK family protein, translating to MRKKKVTIIGGGTGLPVLLKELKQYPIDITAIVTVADDGGSSGIIRDYVNIIPPGDIRNCLVALSTLDDVYLDIFQYRFNSEDKFFAGHAIGNLIIAALSEMRDNIFDAIQELSRMMKIQGQVYAAAKEPLVLHATFMDGTVVSGESAIAKERKRIKHVHVTTKDGSIEDAHASSDVVRAIEEADMLVLGPGSLFTSILPNLMIPNVSEAILKTQAQIVYICNIMTQLGETESFTDADHVRVLHRHLKQMFIDTVLVNTETVPDDYLNQQKGEEYLLQVKHHFDGLRGEGCRVISTNFLEMKENGAFHDGKKVVEELMTLLNSVFEK from the coding sequence ATGAGAAAAAAGAAAGTAACCATTATTGGTGGTGGAACAGGGCTGCCGGTTTTATTAAAAGAATTGAAACAGTATCCAATCGATATTACGGCGATTGTGACAGTAGCTGATGACGGAGGAAGCAGTGGCATTATTCGAGATTATGTCAATATTATTCCGCCAGGAGATATTCGTAATTGTTTAGTGGCTTTATCGACATTGGACGATGTTTATTTAGATATTTTTCAATATCGTTTTAATTCCGAAGATAAATTTTTTGCAGGGCATGCTATTGGCAATTTGATTATTGCGGCATTAAGTGAAATGCGTGATAATATTTTTGATGCTATTCAAGAATTGTCACGTATGATGAAAATTCAAGGGCAAGTCTATGCGGCAGCTAAAGAGCCTCTTGTTTTACATGCCACGTTTATGGATGGAACAGTCGTTAGTGGTGAGTCTGCTATTGCTAAGGAGAGAAAACGTATTAAGCATGTTCATGTGACGACGAAAGACGGTTCTATTGAAGATGCGCATGCCTCAAGTGATGTGGTTAGAGCAATTGAAGAAGCAGATATGTTAGTGTTAGGTCCGGGAAGTTTGTTTACAAGCATTTTACCTAATCTAATGATTCCGAATGTATCTGAAGCGATTTTAAAAACACAAGCGCAAATTGTCTATATTTGCAATATTATGACGCAATTAGGAGAAACAGAATCCTTTACAGATGCCGATCATGTACGTGTGTTGCATCGCCATTTAAAGCAGATGTTCATTGATACGGTTCTTGTTAATACAGAAACTGTACCAGATGATTATTTAAATCAACAAAAAGGCGAAGAGTATTTATTACAAGTGAAGCACCATTTTGACGGTCTACGAGGAGAAGGATGTCGTGTGATTTCGACAAATTTCTTAGAAATGAAAGAAAATGGTGCGTTCCACGACGGTAAAAAAGTAGTTGAAGAGTTGATGACACTATTAAACAGTGTATTTGAAAAATAA
- a CDS encoding 3-oxoacyl-ACP reductase: MFINYNVLVTGSSSGIGKAQAEAFLEQNAIVYGFDKQKSQITHPNYHHIIGDVCLREDIAKLPKSIDILINSAGILDNYMPSLETSEDLWDCIMTTNVKSMFLITNHVLNNMLKKQQGIIINMASIAGFLAGGGGAAYTASKHAVIGYTKQLAYDYASKGIRVNGIAPGAIKTSMTQADFEGTGDTAKWVAEQTPAKRWAFPNEIADATIFLASSSAAYLHGHILTIDGGWSIK; this comes from the coding sequence ATGTTTATAAATTATAACGTTCTCGTTACGGGTAGCTCTAGCGGTATTGGAAAAGCACAAGCCGAAGCTTTTTTAGAACAAAACGCCATTGTATACGGATTTGATAAACAAAAAAGTCAGATAACACATCCTAATTATCATCATATCATTGGTGATGTTTGTCTTCGAGAGGATATTGCCAAACTACCAAAATCCATAGATATTCTTATCAATAGTGCCGGTATCCTAGATAATTACATGCCTAGTTTAGAGACTAGCGAAGATCTATGGGATTGTATTATGACAACCAATGTAAAAAGTATGTTTTTAATCACAAATCACGTATTAAATAACATGCTAAAAAAACAACAAGGTATCATTATCAATATGGCATCTATAGCCGGTTTTCTGGCCGGCGGTGGCGGAGCAGCTTATACAGCAAGTAAACACGCTGTTATTGGCTATACAAAACAATTAGCATACGATTACGCCTCTAAAGGTATTCGTGTCAATGGCATCGCTCCTGGTGCTATCAAAACATCCATGACACAAGCCGACTTTGAAGGCACTGGAGATACAGCAAAATGGGTAGCTGAACAAACACCAGCAAAAAGATGGGCATTTCCAAATGAAATTGCCGACGCAACTATTTTCCTCGCTAGCTCAAGCGCCGCCTATCTTCACGGGCACATTCTCACCATTGACGGCGGTTGGAGTATCAAATAA
- a CDS encoding MerR family transcriptional regulator, with protein sequence MKGKEIRRSMPVFPIGTMMTLTDLTARQIRYYEEQGLIIPKRSQTNRRLYSLNDVDKLLEIKDYLAEGLTIVAIKKKYTKVEKEKEQPAQKFLTDEDVRRIFYQEMMNQQEWRHDR encoded by the coding sequence ATGAAGGGTAAAGAAATACGACGTTCAATGCCGGTTTTTCCGATTGGGACAATGATGACACTGACGGACTTAACAGCTAGACAAATTCGATATTATGAAGAACAAGGGTTGATTATACCAAAACGTTCTCAAACAAATCGACGTTTGTATTCTTTAAATGATGTTGATAAATTGTTAGAAATTAAAGATTATTTAGCAGAAGGTCTAACAATTGTTGCGATTAAAAAGAAATATACAAAAGTTGAAAAAGAAAAAGAGCAACCTGCTCAAAAGTTTTTAACAGATGAAGATGTTAGACGTATCTTTTATCAAGAAATGATGAATCAACAAGAGTGGCGACATGATCGTTAA
- a CDS encoding lactonase family protein — protein sequence METLVLGGYTKGRNKGVSFATLDTDKKKITNVKLALEIESPTYVTTVGDFAFSVVKEGDWAGVALLEKQDDVYRQIAAALTEGVNPPCYVSFDKKRQLIFSANYHQGFFDVIAITDDGLDVVQSVQFEGSSVHENQQSSHVHYVQMDRASEYLMVCDLGTDKVHVFDVKVSGEVKEVFCYQTKAGFGPRHLVQHPTLPIVYVLGELSNEIDICRYEKGVLTHIETVSLLPEEYTDWSGGAAIRVTSDGQFVYASNRGHDSIVVYKVNNSGVLEPIQWIKTEGKTPRDFHFNQTEDFIIIGHQDDDVLSLFSRDTKTGVLTLQDKEAIAPECVCVTPL from the coding sequence ATGGAAACATTAGTATTAGGTGGGTATACAAAAGGACGTAATAAAGGAGTATCTTTTGCAACATTAGATACAGATAAAAAGAAAATAACGAATGTTAAATTAGCTCTTGAAATAGAGTCCCCAACATATGTGACAACAGTGGGAGATTTTGCCTTTTCTGTTGTGAAAGAAGGGGACTGGGCAGGTGTTGCTTTATTAGAAAAACAAGATGATGTGTATCGTCAAATTGCAGCGGCGTTAACAGAAGGTGTCAATCCACCATGTTATGTGTCATTTGATAAAAAGCGTCAGTTGATTTTTAGTGCAAACTATCATCAAGGTTTTTTTGATGTGATAGCTATCACAGATGATGGATTAGATGTGGTTCAGTCTGTGCAATTTGAAGGATCAAGTGTACATGAAAATCAACAATCATCTCATGTACATTATGTGCAAATGGATAGAGCAAGTGAGTATTTAATGGTTTGTGATTTAGGGACAGATAAGGTGCATGTGTTTGATGTGAAAGTAAGTGGAGAGGTAAAAGAGGTGTTTTGTTATCAAACAAAAGCTGGATTTGGACCAAGACATCTTGTTCAACATCCAACATTACCTATTGTTTATGTATTAGGTGAATTATCTAATGAGATTGATATTTGTCGTTATGAAAAAGGTGTTTTAACGCATATAGAAACGGTGTCTTTATTACCAGAAGAATATACAGATTGGAGTGGAGGGGCAGCGATTCGGGTGACGAGCGATGGACAGTTTGTGTATGCGTCTAACCGAGGACACGATAGTATTGTTGTATATAAAGTTAATAATAGTGGCGTTTTAGAACCAATTCAATGGATAAAAACAGAGGGAAAAACACCACGAGATTTTCATTTTAATCAAACAGAAGATTTTATTATTATCGGTCATCAAGATGACGATGTGTTATCATTGTTTAGCCGAGATACTAAAACGGGTGTATTGACATTACAAGATAAAGAAGCGATTGCTCCGGAGTGCGTCTGTGTGACACCGTTATGA
- a CDS encoding PspC domain-containing protein, with amino-acid sequence MEMAKKLTRSRTDRRIAGICGGLAEYFNIDVTVIRIIVAISSIITFSTTLWIYILGILIIPLESYQKSRHYTYYQTYQKTNTRKDVTPTKDDF; translated from the coding sequence ATAGAGATGGCGAAAAAATTAACAAGATCAAGAACGGATAGACGTATTGCCGGGATATGCGGTGGTTTAGCTGAATATTTTAATATAGATGTCACAGTGATACGCATCATTGTTGCCATTAGTTCTATAATAACTTTTTCAACAACATTATGGATTTACATTTTAGGCATACTGATTATTCCTTTGGAATCGTATCAAAAAAGTAGACACTATACTTATTACCAAACATATCAAAAAACAAATACTAGAAAAGACGTCACACCGACAAAAGATGATTTTTAA
- the rapZ gene encoding RNase adapter RapZ, translated as MAEALELVIITGMSGAGKTVAMQSFEDLGYFCVDNMPPSLLTKFWDIVKESGKITRIALVIDLRSRAFFDEIMDSIIDFDNTALVRTRILFLDCQDEALVSRYKETRRTHPLVGNTGLITDGISRERQLLVDLKTRAQIVIDTTNISPRQLRENIMTQFKSDDRAVFHIEVMSFGFKYGVPIDADIVMDVRFLPNPHYVPELRSLTGLDEEVYDYVMKQPETSEFYKRFEGLIDYIVPGYKKEGKTSVVIAIGCTGGQHRSVALTERLGNSLMVSGYPVNITHRDKDKRKETVNRS; from the coding sequence ATGGCAGAAGCGTTAGAATTAGTCATTATTACAGGAATGAGTGGTGCTGGTAAGACAGTGGCAATGCAAAGTTTTGAAGATTTGGGATATTTTTGTGTCGATAATATGCCACCGAGTTTGTTGACGAAATTTTGGGATATTGTAAAAGAGAGTGGCAAAATCACACGTATTGCGCTTGTGATAGATTTAAGAAGTCGTGCCTTTTTCGATGAAATTATGGACTCCATTATTGATTTTGACAATACAGCGCTTGTGAGAACACGTATTCTCTTTTTAGATTGTCAAGATGAAGCGTTAGTATCTCGTTATAAAGAAACAAGGCGTACACATCCGCTTGTTGGGAATACGGGATTAATAACCGACGGCATCAGCCGTGAGCGTCAGTTGCTTGTTGATTTAAAAACACGTGCACAAATTGTGATTGATACAACGAATATTTCTCCTAGACAATTAAGAGAAAATATTATGACGCAATTTAAGTCGGATGATCGTGCGGTGTTTCATATTGAAGTGATGTCATTCGGATTTAAATATGGTGTGCCGATTGATGCCGATATTGTTATGGATGTGCGTTTTTTACCAAACCCACATTATGTTCCTGAGCTAAGGTCATTGACGGGATTGGATGAAGAAGTGTATGATTATGTGATGAAACAGCCTGAAACGAGTGAATTTTATAAGCGTTTTGAAGGGCTGATTGATTATATTGTGCCAGGGTACAAAAAAGAAGGAAAAACATCTGTGGTTATTGCTATTGGTTGTACTGGAGGGCAACATCGTTCTGTTGCATTAACGGAACGTTTGGGCAATAGTTTAATGGTAAGTGGTTATCCGGTCAATATTACACATCGAGATAAAGATAAACGAAAAGAAACGGTGAATCGCTCATGA
- a CDS encoding DUF898 family protein, which produces MKQSYFDGGLLSLVGHILFGTIITVLTLGICYPWAVCLIYRWKTKHTVIEGHRLIFTGTAMGLFGNWIKWLLLSIITLGIYSFWVGIKLEQWKTKHTFFAN; this is translated from the coding sequence ATGAAACAAAGCTACTTTGACGGAGGTTTACTCAGCCTTGTTGGACACATACTTTTCGGCACCATAATCACAGTTCTAACTCTTGGTATTTGTTATCCTTGGGCGGTATGCTTAATCTACCGTTGGAAAACAAAACATACTGTCATAGAAGGACACCGACTAATATTTACCGGAACAGCTATGGGACTTTTTGGAAATTGGATAAAATGGTTACTTCTAAGCATTATTACATTAGGTATTTACTCATTTTGGGTAGGCATCAAACTAGAACAATGGAAAACAAAACATACTTTTTTCGCAAATTAA